The Candidatus Binatia bacterium genome contains the following window.
GGCGCCGATCGAGCCGGGCTGCTTGTGCGTCGTCACGCCGTGCGTCTCGCGTCCGGCCGTGAAGTGATGCCGCCGGACGACGCCGGCGAAGCCGCGTCCCTTGGACATGCCGATCACGTCCACCTGGCTTCCCACCGGGAAGATGGAGACGGTGATCTGCTGTCCCGGCTGATACGCGGCCGGGTCGTCCACCTTGAGCTCGCGGATGTACCGCGCGCCGGCGGCGCCGCCGTGCTTCTTCAGGTGGCCGCGCAGCGGGCTGTTGGTCCGCTTCTCACGCTTGGCGCCGAAGCCGATCTGGATCGCCGCGTAGCCGTCCTTCTCGGGCGTCTTC
Protein-coding sequences here:
- the rplC gene encoding 50S ribosomal protein L3 — encoded protein: MIGLLARKIGMTQLYDEQGRVVPVTLLAAGPCTVAQVKTPEKDGYAAIQIGFGAKREKRTNSPLRGHLKKHGGAAGARYIRELKVDDPAAYQPGQQITVSIFPVGSQVDVIGMSKGRGFAGVVRRHHFTAGRETHGVTTHKQPGSIGASAYPSRVIKGKRLPGRMGGARVTVKNLDVIGVDAEQHLMWVRGSVPGAPNGMVLIRGAGGADVQGNA